A part of Aegilops tauschii subsp. strangulata cultivar AL8/78 chromosome 2, Aet v6.0, whole genome shotgun sequence genomic DNA contains:
- the LOC109769281 gene encoding peroxidase 51 codes for MSPAVAALLAVAVLAASANVCAAQLRRDHYAGVCPDVEAIVRGAVAKKFQQTFITVGATVHLFFHDCFVEGCDASVLIASTANNTAEKDSTANLSLAGDGFDTVIKAKAAVDAVPQCRNRVSCADILVMATRDAIALAGGPSYAVELGRLDGLSSTASSVPGKLAPPTSSLDQLTALFATNGLSQTDMIALSGGHTVGLAHCSTFAGRLRPTADPTLSPRFAAQLQAWCPPNVDPRTAVPMDTVTPRAFDNQYFKNLQGGMGLLSSDQLLFTDPRSRPTVDAWARSGAAFDRAFVTAITKLGRVGVKTDASQGNIRHNCAAFN; via the exons ATGAGTCCGGCCGTGGCGGCGCTCCTGGCGGTGGCGGTGCTGGCCGCGAGCGCCAACGTGTGCGCGGCGCAGCTCCGGCGGGACCATTACGCCGGCGTGTGCCCCGACGTGGAAGCCATCGTCCGGGGCGCCGTCGCCAAGAAGTTCCAGCAGACCTTCATCACCGTCGGCGCCACCGTGCACCTCTTCTTCCACGACTGCTTCGTCGAG GGGTGCGACGCGTCGGTGCTGATCGCGTCCACGGCCAACAACACGGCGGAGAAGGACAGCACTGCCAACCTGTCGCTGGCCGGCGACGGCTTCGACACGGTGATCAAGGCCAAGGCGGCCGTCGACGCCGTGCCACAGTGCCGGAACCGGGTCTCCTGCGCCGACATACTAGTCATGGCCACCAGGGACGCCATTGCACTG GCCGGCGGGCCGTCGTACGCGGTGGAGCTGGGGCGGCTGGACGGGCTGAGCTCGACGGCGAGCAGCGTCCCTGGCAAGCTGGCCCCGCCGACGTCCAGCCTCGATCAGCTCACGGCGCTCTTCGCCACCAACGGGCTCTCGCAGACCGACATGATCGCCCTCTCCG GAGGGCACACGGTGGGGCTGGCTCACTGCAGCACGTTCGCCGGGCGGCTGCGGCCGACAGCCGACCCGACGCTGAGCCCGCGGTTCGCAGCCCAGCTGCAGGCGTGGTGCCCACCCAACGTGGACCCACGGACCGCCGTGCCCATGGACACTGTGACGCCGCGGGCATTTGACAACCAGTACTTCAAGAATCTTCAAGGGGGAATGGGCCTACTGAGCTCCGACCAGCTGCTGTTCACCGACCCGAGGTCCAGGCCCACCGTCGACGCGTGGGCCCGGAGTGGTGCCGCGTTCGACCGGGCTTTCGTGACGGCCATCACAAAGCTGGGCCGCGTGGGAGTCAAGACCGATGCGTCCCAGGGGAACATACGCCACAACTGTGCAGCGTTCAACTGA